The region TCTCAGATCCACGAGATGAGATTGGCCAATTCAGGACAAGTACTCCGACGAGATTGGACGACGCAAACGAGTTCTCCGGCGAGATTTGACGACGTTGacgagttctttagctagttctaATGCGAGATTTGACGAGGACTACAACCTCAAATGGTTTTTCGAATCTATCACAGTCGTCGATCAATCCGTTGATGAGCTATGCCGTTTAGTATCAGACTCCGTTCTGGACCTCTCCCTCGGTTTGCTCGAACTCCAATCCACACTCGATGGATGCGACTCTAAATTGGTTCCAGTCTTTGTGAAAGGCTTAGGGGTTTTGATTCGTATCGGTTACGAACAGAAACATGGGGATTGGAATTTCAATTCGATCGAGAATCATCCGTTTGTGAGGGTATGTGATACACATAGTCGTTCTAGATCATAGCGATTCAaattgattaagaaaaaaaatatatgcattGATTATTTAGTAATGGCCAGCACTGTTGACATTATTAACAAGATTTTGATGCTTCTCCTCGTTGTTGTTGCTTTGCAGATTCTTTCGTGCAGAGTGGAGACGCAGACGGAGCTTCTTCACCAAGTATCACTCTTTGTGAATTTCTGGAGCCGTTCGtgaattttgtaatattatgtATCCCATTTGCAGATTCATCCCTGTCTTTGTTTGTGAGGGAGCTAGTCTCATCAATGGCTTCCCTTTGTTGCTTCATGCCGTCATGAAGAACTGCCGGTATTCAGATTGCTTATGCGGTGTCTTAAGTATGTCCCAGGGAAGAACTCAGAAGTAAGTACTTATGATTGACAGTTACTATGATGAATGCTTATAGGACCAAGTACTAAGTTTCTGAGACTATTCAGGACAATAGAAATTTCAGCTGCATTGTCAAGACACTAGTGGACATCTCTCAATGCTCAATTATGCCTTTTTAAAAGGCCTTATAAAAGAAACTGCAAAAGAATGATGTTCTTTAACAAGCAAAGAAATGGTGGAAAGTTGGTTAATTTGGTGATTTATAATCACCAAATTCGGAGGTAGTAAATGATACTGGTGCAATCCGTAAATCAGTTAAGAGATGGAGACCGCCAGGTGTGGATTGCTTGAAATGCAATGTAGGAGTAGCCTGGTCCAAGGACAAAATGCGGGCGGGTACTTCTTGGGTAGTGAGGAACTGTCGGGGTGAGGTCTTGATGCACAGTAAAAGGGCTTTTAGTAGGATCACCTCCCTTTTGAAAGCTAAGCACCTTGGTTTGTTGTGGGCGATGGAAAGCATGGCATCACATAAACTGCAAAATGTGGTTTTGGAAGGGGAGGCACCCGAACTGGTAGAAGCGGTGATGTGTCCGTTGGTGTGACCTTCATTTGAGCTAGCAGAGGCGTTGACAAAGTTTAAGGACTGGAAGTTGGAAGGAGTGGTGTGAGAGGCCAATGTACCGGCTTTTAAAATTGCAAGAAGTGTGACTATGGAGAATCATATGCAATCCTATGTGGCACATGATGACCCCGTGTGGCTTTGAAGTCTATTTGATTAAGAAAGGAAGAAGCTTCAGTTAAGTTGAGTTATGGGATAAGGAAGTCGAATTTTAAGTCTATGTGTTTGGTTGGGGTTTTGGACACATGAGTTTTAGGctctgtgtttttttcttttttggtgtCTCTATTTTTGCTTTGGCTGTTTGGTCTTTGGACGTTGCTTGTTGCTTACGTTGGTGAGCTTTGGGGGCGAAACTTTGTATGGTTCTTTTTGTTACGTCCTTATGCAAACTCAagagttaaaaagaaaaaaaaactcttataaatagatttataaaccttataaattaatttataaacacttataaataaatgtataaactcttataaatagatttgtaaaccttgtaaattaatttataagcacttataaataaatgtataaactcttataattaGCTTATAAGttcttgtaaatagttttataaacccttataaatagttatataaatatttatatgtgttttataaactttatagatGGTTGATACAAAGTATTATAAgttcttataaaatttataaatttatatgtgttttatgACGAACATCTGCACATTAGGGAGCTTTGAGCCTATCTTTTTGGCAAACATCACAGGATGTGCCAGCCACGGAAGATAATGTTCCTCTTTTTTAAGAAATGAATTGCTGCTGGACAGAGTTTAAGATCAAGGAATATGTGATTGTAAACATATAGAGCCAGTCCCGTTGAAGATGTTCCTCCAAGTGTTCTTTCTACTGTACCGTTGTCTGGAGTTGAGAGAAAGACTGACGAAACAACAGCAGTTAGCAATCTGAGACACTGAAAGATAATAATACTTTAGTCTTTTCTTACAGTAACAGAAGCAAAATGTTGTGTTTTAGTTAAAGTTCTGAACTCACTTACCTTTGTGATTGTTCAAACTCTTTGAGCTCAAAGGGAGTAGACAGAATGTAATCATAAATGTAATCAAGTTTCTTCCCACGTCAATAATAATATGCAATCTTAATAAAAGTCGCCAGATCTACCCCATCTTCCTAAATTGGGTCCTTTCGAACCTTCTAAATCAACTTATAATCCTTtacaaatcagtttataaatgtttataaatcatttttgagTTTCTTATATTCATTTTGCCTAGCATTAAGTAGACTGGATATTCACCATTCATAAACATTATCaatcagttgacaaaaaatcaACTTATAAACAagttttacaattttataaatgatttgtaAGACTTTAGAAATTCTCAAAACagatttatacattttataattgatttataaaactttagaaaataatttttaaactttaaactcgTCATAGACCCTAGatgatttatgaattttataacTACACATACATTCATGATGCTTTTGGctagaaaatgattttttaaatctctttaagtggttttataatcattataaatgatttacaaagatttataaaaaattataaatactattCTTATAGATGTTTATAACTCTTATAAGCAAGTTTATAATTTTGCAAAAAGTTCtcataaacccttataaatgatttataagcctttataaatgttttaaaagcTTCATGAATGAATTACCTTTTGAAATTCTTCAAATCCTTGTAAGTTGATTTTATAAAcgcttataaataattttaaatttttgtaatatataagcCTTATAAAAGACTAAGAATCATTTATAGTgacttataaatatttaataaatgatcGTACGccattataaataatttataaactattataaataatttataaactacttacaaatgatttataaactacttataactgattttataaatatttataacaccTTAAGATGATTTTATAGattcttataaatgattttacactttataaattattttataatatttattaatgatttagAAACTCTTACAAAGAATTTGTAAACTGTTATAAGtcatttataaactcttataaataaattatttaaagacCTTCTAACTAGTttcttttataaacatttataaacggtttatagactttataaacttctttataagccttataaatggtttatatactcttacaataaatttataacatttataaatgatttacaaacgTTAGAAATGATTTACAtactttataaatgatttacaaactttataaactgttttttataaacttaacaaaagatttataaactcttttaACTCTTATTggttatttacattttcttgTAAGcccttataaattatgttaaaaactcttataaattgtttaataagcctttctaaatgattataaattctTATGAATGATTTAGGGACTTTCTAATTGATTCATAAACCTATATaaaccttataaattgtttattaaCGTTttcataaacatttataaattgtttatagattttacaaatggttttataagtctttataaattgtttataaaattatatagaacCTAATCAGACAACATTAACCCTTTAGTTGCAACAGAGACTACAAGAATGCAAATTGTATTGAGATATTCTGactcagcaaaaaaaaaaaatcagaggaCATGTTGGATTATATCATTTGAAGAAAATTCAATATGGCCACAGAGACGCCAGCAAGCTCCTGTGTGGAATAGAGACTTCTCAAAAACTCAGATGTCACGTACAAGCACCTGCAGAAGCAACAAACTTGTAACTCACTTGCAGTtcttaaaaaaaactcaattctAGGAGAAAAACTATGCTCTGCCTTTCAATGCCGAAAGACTAGATTATACttggaagtttttttttcatgtgtAAGGATCTCTTTAATATGGTTCAATATTCTTCTACAATTTAAAGATCAAAAGTTTCAAGCAACCGAAAACAAGGCAGGTACGTCTCAAGAGTTTCCCATAAACATAAAGATGTCTTCTGCCAAAGAGCAGCTTAAGTGAGTTTGGTCTCACGGTAGGAGTGGAATCACAAAGATGGTCTCTGACAGAGGATAAAGAGTTGACAGCTGATGAAAGCCATAACCAGAGAAGTCATCAACTCAAACCCGAATGCCATCCCACGACTCTCCTAAGATAGCTTGTGATTGAAGGCATTGTCGCGATGATCACTTCACACGTGTATATGATGGGGATCAGAGTCTTTGGCTTGTTCTTACGTAGCCACATCAACGATCCTAGCGCAGCTAAAGATATCGTGAACACCAGATTTGCATTGGCTTCAAGCCCTTGTAAAACATAATCCCAAGTGAACTCAAGTCCTCGAGCACCAACCCAAAGAGGAACCAACCTATGCAAAACAGAATCCGGAAATGCCCATCCAAGGTCAACAGCTTGAAACTTATGGTTTTCGGAGATGTTCCTGTGTGTCAGCTGAGCCAGAGAAAAGTACAGACCAGCGACGTCAATGAAGCCAATCATTGCTTTCAGTGCTTCCTGGTAAGGATCAAATACTTCAGTTTCAGAGACTTGCAGAAAAGTTGCCAAGCAAACAAGCTTAACCATTGATTTAGCGAGGTAAACAACTGACATATGATGTCATATTCAGATAATGGAGTGGCGGAGTAGTAGACGGCGTGGGGACCGAAGGTGAGAATCGCACAGTTGAAGAAGTGAAATAGCGTCATCTTCCACCAAAGCACTCTGGCGACGATTGAAGAAGAAGCTTTGGTTTACTTCCGAAATCTGAAACTCCAATTATACTTGTAAGTTTTAAAAGTGATTATTAGTGAAAGAAATGCAGACATGTTGACTCTTGGCATTAGAAACAGCATTTCTCAAACTTACTTTTGCCACCACAGGATTTTCTCATGAAGTGCATAAGGTTCGTAAACAAAGCCATGACATACCTTCGACACTCTAACAGCACCCTGCACTCATAAATAGTTGATGTGAGACATCAAATCATAGGAAACAACTGACATATGAGACAAAAAATGCAAGAAAGAGCAACAGAAACTGAGTTATTTAACATGTGTTGTACGTCCAAGTTTGTCAAAACTCTGCTCACAATTCGACAGGTCTCCGTGGTAAAACACCTACATGTATATCACAGAACATGAAACAAAGACTAATAATTGAATCTATGTTAAGAGGAAACACACATTTACTAGTCAAATGCAACAAGTGGTTGTGATGTTCCAAAACTATGACACCATATTACAAAGAGCAGAGTAAAGAAGAGGAGATTCTCACTTGAACAGAATCGAAATGTAGAAACAAAGTAGCTCAAAGGGTCAAATCGTCCAAAATCAATGTAACCCTGCACACAACACAAAAGTGATTTATAGAATCATCTAGAGGCTGAACAAAAGGTCGATGGTATGGAAGCTACCGCCTGGCCTCTTGTTTCAACATCCTTGTAAAATCAAACTCCTACATCCATATAAAAGAGAAATTTAATCAAACATAAACTCCTCAAAACTCTTAACTTCAAGACTATAAACTGAGTACATATACACAACCTTGCACTCATATTCAAATGAATGACCGATCCAGCTGCTCTGATCAACCAAGTCAAAGAAACCAAATGAACCAAAGAAAACTCCTTTACTCTTAAACTGATCCACTCGATCTCGTCGCCGTCGCTCGATCTTGTCGCCGTTGCTCGATCTTGTCGCCGTCGCTCGATCTTGTCACCATCTATGCTCGATTTCGTCGCCGTAGCCGCCGCCGCCGTTGTCGTCCGATCTCGTCAGCAAGTCGTGGCTCTGTCGAAACTTTCTATCGAGAAAGAGGAGAAGTTGTGTTAAAATTAGGTGAGGGTAGTATAGTCTTTTACACATTACTAAATGTGGTATATGTGAAAATGTAATTTGATTGGTGGTATATTTGATTAGTGGTATCCGATAAAGTGTATAACTAAAATTTCCCCATTTTTGGGATGCATACTGGTggctttttttattttagaatactTTTTAGTTATAGAAATTGGACGCTAGAAaagtatatatttcaaaaagttaagtattgtattaaaatgaattttaaaactattgtGTGTATTTTgacccaaaagaaaaagaaactattGTGTGTATAGAGtgggacaagacttgggttcaccccctatggtgaacctttaaattcaccaccttCCTAATAATCTATCAAAATGCCAACTacattaatgattaaaaatattaaataattttttcaaaatccaaaataattaaaaaaataaatagtgtcaattttaaaaatatctaatccataaactcaaactctataccctaaatccaaattctaaattataaactcaaactctataccctaaacccaaatcttaaaccctaaatccaaatcataaattataaacccaaaaacctgaactctaaacccaaatctataccctaaatccaaatcctagattctaaacccaaaacgtaaatacaaaacccaaaccctataccctaaatatttggattaatattgatgttgttcttttgaaatttaaggttaagaattaaagttttgatttagaattcatggtttgggttacggtctaggatttgggtttagggtttacggtttgggtttagggtttatggtttgggtttagagtctaggatttgggtttagggtctagggtCTAGGaattgagtttagggtatagttttgggtttagagtttagagtttttgggtttatgatttatggtttgggtttagggtttaagatttgggtttaggatatagagtttgggtttataatttaaaatttagggtttagaatttggatttagggtatagagtttgaatTTAAGAATTAAATAGTAACATTAgcataattaaatataacattatttatttttttaattattttatcattaaactAGTTGACACTTTAATTGGTTATTAGGgaagtggtgaatttaaaggtttaCCATAAAGGGTGAACCAGTGTTGTTAAACCCGGACCGGACCGGCGGTCGGACCGGGTTCAACCGCGAACCGGACACCTATCCGGGTTGGTTTAATGTCAAAACCCAACTaaagttgaaccggttaaaaacccATGTTGAACCGCTAAAAACCCGGGAACCGAGTGACCCAACGAACCGACGAAACCCTGGTtcgtataaaaatcaaaattttgttaataaaataattattttttctctctttttaacatatatactattttgtttgtcacaaattgcaaccaaaatagagttttgtaactaatgtgtatataatttttataggtgatgaagatttagaaggacaaagatttggagaataaactttaaatgttttttttcctattgactttagatttgaactattaattttttttattattttatcacatttcaatttgttatttttgaaagttttctaaacattatgactattttttgaaaaaaaaatatataatatttataaaataataaattcagtttaatcTAATCGACCCCGGTCGAACCAGGTCGAACCACAATGACCcgtgacccaaaatatttccggttcgctcgccggtccggttttaaaaacactgggGTGAACCCAAATGTTGTCTTATAGAGTGTGTATACCAGGAATAGTAAAATGTGAATATGGATTTTGCTTCAACAAAGAGAAATCAAATGTACTGTTAGGAAGGCATGCTTAACATGTGTTTTGTCGCTATTGGAGGTGCAACTTGGATTTAACTTAAGCATGTGCAAACATAAGACCAATATTTAAAAAGCTATTTTGAAAAAGAACATTACTAAAAATCCCAGTTCAGGCGTCCGTCGGTTATAAATC is a window of Raphanus sativus cultivar WK10039 unplaced genomic scaffold, ASM80110v3 Scaffold1528, whole genome shotgun sequence DNA encoding:
- the LOC108835064 gene encoding uncharacterized protein LOC108835064 — encoded protein: MSVVYLAKSMVKLVCLATFLQVSETEVFDPYQEALKAMIGFIDVAGLYFSLAQLTHRNISENHKFQAVDLGWAFPDSVLHRLVPLWVGARGLEFTWDYVLQGLEANANLVFTISLAALGSLMWLRKNKPKTLIPIIYTCEVIIATMPSITSYLRRVVGWHSGLS